A segment of the bacterium genome:
TCGAGGTAGTCAAAAAACGTCGCGCCGGACCGGAACGTCAATATGTCTCGCGTCGCAACGACCGCGGTAGCAACGTTCGGCGCCACGTCTCGCACGCGCGCTTTGCCGCCGGCGCAGACGGCGACGCTCGCGTCGTCGCCGGCGACGTACGCCCACATCGCCGCGGCGTCTTGCCGGGAAGCGATGGACGCCGCGAACGCCGCCGTACCCTCTACGGAAGCCGCGCCGCCGGCCTTCGTTAACGTCGTTATGGCGCGTTTGACGAGGAATTTTACCAGCTCGGCCGGGAGCGCCGGCGCGCCGGGGAGGCCTTCCCACGCCTCGAGGCAAGCGTTAACCGACGGCGGCCTGGCGCCGACCGTCACCGTAAAATAGGCCGCGCCGTCGGCCGGCGTACCTTTCAGGCCGACGCGCTGACCCCACGCGTCCACGACGTATATAGCGCCCTCGGCCGCGGCCCGCCTTTGCCCTTCGGACAATGCGCTCTCGACGGGCGCGCCGGCCCGGACCCGTAGCTCTTTGCCGTCGACGAATACCTTCATTCTCCTACGAACTCGATCCTCCCAGCCGGCTGTTCCGGGACGGCCCGGCCTTCGCGCAGGCCGGAGGCGACGACGTCGTAGAGGACGAGGCCGGTTTTATATGCCGGCTCGAGCGACGCAAACATCGCGTAACCGTCGCCGCCCTCGGCGAGGAAGTCCGGCATCGCGACCTTATAGGTAACGCCGTCGTCGAGCGGCGCCCCGCCCACGTTCACGGCCGCGAGTATGTTATCCGGGCCGATGGCGTATTCACAACCCGAGACCTGCAGGAAGCCTCCTTCGCCCACCTTCTCCCGGGCGCACAACTCGAAAGCCCGGCGCAACGTCGCGCCGGGAACGTCGAGGACGACGACCTCGTTGCCGAACGGGAGCGCGGTCAGGACGTCGCCCAACGTAATCTCGCCCGGGCCCAGGTCCGCGCGGACGCCGCCGCCGTTCACCAGCGCCGCGTCCGCCCCCGTCGCCTCGCGCACCAGGTCCGCCACGAAGTCGCCGAAGTTGGTCTCTTTCTCGGTAACCGCCTTACGGTTTAGGACGGTATCTACGGTGCCGACGACGACGTCGAGCTTCTCCGAAAGGCCCGTTTTATATTGGTCAATAACGGCCGCCACCGCTTCATTTTCCGGAGTAGAGGCGGTGACGGGCAGCAACGCGTAACCTTTAACGGCGATTCCCCCGTCCACGATTTCCAAATCCATACGGCCCAAGTACATCCCGTACTCGTACGCGGAACAAATTATCGTATCCCGCTTAGTTACCATTTCTCCTAAATGAGTATGCGTATGGCCGCTGACTACTACGTCCAACTCGGGGACGTCGCCGGCGAGGGCGAGGTCGTTCTCGAAGCCGAGGTGCGTAAGGGCCACTATCGCGTCGGCGTCTTCGCCGTACTCCCCTATCACGGCCTTGGCCGTCGCCGCCGGGTCGGCGAACTCCAGGCCGACGACGTTGCGCGGCGCCGTCGTGATGGGCGTCTCGGGCGTGGTCAGGCCGATTACGAGGACCCTTTTGTCGCCCGCCTCGAGCCACACGAACCCTTTCGTGAAGGCGCCGTCCCCGGCCGTACCGGTTACCGTTACGTTGGCGCTAATGACGAGGAAATCGGCCAACTCCATAAGGTCCCGTAGGTTCTCCCGGCCGTAGTCGAACTCGTGGTTGCCGAGACACATCGCGCTCACGGCCATTTCGTTCAGGCACGTGAACTCGACCTCGCCGCGGTAGACCGTCGAGTACGGCGTCCCCTGCACCATATCGCCGGCGACCAAGAGGAACGTCGGCGCGCCGGCGGCCTCGTTTTCGCCGCGGACTTCGTCGGCCAGGCCGGCGAGACGCGCCAGGCCGCCCACCTCTCCTTC
Coding sequences within it:
- a CDS encoding 5'-nucleotidase C-terminal domain-containing protein, yielding MRVKIAQAVLIFLICAGVSWAGQPFTILFFNDFHAHLEPFEVPGTEGEVGGLARLAGLADEVRGENEAAGAPTFLLVAGDMVQGTPYSTVYRGEVEFTCLNEMAVSAMCLGNHEFDYGRENLRDLMELADFLVISANVTVTGTAGDGAFTKGFVWLEAGDKRVLVIGLTTPETPITTAPRNVVGLEFADPAATAKAVIGEYGEDADAIVALTHLGFENDLALAGDVPELDVVVSGHTHTHLGEMVTKRDTIICSAYEYGMYLGRMDLEIVDGGIAVKGYALLPVTASTPENEAVAAVIDQYKTGLSEKLDVVVGTVDTVLNRKAVTEKETNFGDFVADLVREATGADAALVNGGGVRADLGPGEITLGDVLTALPFGNEVVVLDVPGATLRRAFELCAREKVGEGGFLQVSGCEYAIGPDNILAAVNVGGAPLDDGVTYKVAMPDFLAEGGDGYAMFASLEPAYKTGLVLYDVVASGLREGRAVPEQPAGRIEFVGE